The window TTGCTTTTCTGTCTTTTGCTGTAAAGGCACGTAAAGCATGTTGGATTTTTAAACCTAACTGACTTAATACACCTTCTGGAACATCGGTTGGGTTTTGTGTGACAAAGTATAACCCAACACCTTTACTACGGATTAGTTTGACAATGCTTTCTATTTGGTTTAATAATGCTTTAGAGGCTTCGTTAAAGATTAAATGTGCTTCATCAATAAACATAATTAATTCGGGTTTACCAGAGTCTCCTTGTTCTGGTAAAGTCTCATATAATTCTGCTAATAAGCTTAGCATAAATGTAGAGAATAATTTTGGTCTGTCTTGGATGTCTGTTAATCTAATAATATTAATATACCCACGACCATCTCTTGTGGTTCTTAATAAATCCTCGACTTCAAAACTTTTTTCGCCAAAAAATAAATCGCCACCTTGTTGTTCTATTTCGATAACCTTTCTAAGGATTGCTCCAGTAGAGGCTGAGGAGATACGTCCGTATTCGTCTTGAAACTCTTCTTTACCTTCGTTAGTGCAGTATTGTAATATTTTTTTGAAATCTTTTAAATCTAATAATGGCAGTTTATTGTCGTCACAATATTTAAAAATAACAGAGACTACTCCAGATTGTGTATCTGTAAGGTCTAAAATCCGAGATAACAATACAGGTCCAAATTCACTTACTGTAGCACGCAGTCTAACCCCGTCTTGTTCGGATAGACTCAAAATCTCGACAGGAAAGCCTTTAGCTTCAAAAGGTAACCCTATTTTAGCATGACGTTCGTCAATTTTTTCATGACCAGGACTTGGTTGTGCAATACCGCTTAAATCCCCTTTAATATCCATAAGTAAGACCGGAATTCCTTTATCACTTAGGTTTTCTGCTAAAACTTGAAGTGTTTTTGTTTTTCCTGTTCCCGTAGCACCTGCAATTAAACCATGTCTATTCATGGTTTTTAAAGGAACATTTACAAAAGCATCCTTAACGGTTTTACCATCTAACATAGCAGATCCCAAAGTAATATAGTCGCCTTTACAAGTGTTTCCCTCTGTGATGTGTTTGAAAAATTCGTCTTGTCTACTCATTCTTAAAAATATTTGATGTAAAAATACTAATCTTAGCGTAAATCATTGAAAACTTTCAACTTTAAATGCTTAAATCTTCCAATAGATAAGATTATATTTGCAGTCCATGAAACAAGAGATACAAGATTTAGTTAACAAAGGATTGATGCTGCCTTTAATGGAAGAGTTTTATACTATCCAAGGTGAAGGATTTCATAAAGGAACTGCTGCTTATTTTATAAGAATTGGTGGTTGCGATGTGGGATGTCATTGGTGTGATGTTAAAGAAAGTTGGAATGCTAATTTGCATCCGCCAACGAGTACAGATGTTATAGTTGCTAATGCTAAAAAGTATAGTGATACTGTAGTCGTAACAGGAGGAGAACCATTAACTTGGGATATGACAGCATTAACGGATAAGCTTAAAGCTGAAGGGTGTAAAATTCATATTGAAACGTCAGGTGCTTACCAGTTAACCGGGCAATGGGATTGGATTTGTTTATCTCCTAAAAAAATGAAACTTCCGACTCAGGGAGTTTATGATAAAGCACACGAGCTAAAATGTATTATTTACAATAAGGACGATTTTAAGTTTGCTGAAGAGCAAGCTGCTAAAGTTAACGGCGATTGTATTTTATATTTACAACCAGAATGGAGCAAGCGTGACACTATGATCCCTATGATTGTAGATTACGTTATGGCTAATCCAAAATGGAAAGTGTCATTACAGACGCATAAGTATTTAAATATACCTTAGTCCTTTTTAATCTTGAAAAAACCTTTAGATGTTCTGTTAGGTGTTTTGATTGGTTGAGGTAGTCTATGTATTGGATTGTTATTTGCAATGCCATTAAATAGTGTGGTCCCTTTTTTTATTTCTGTTTTTTTTGATATTATATTGATTCTATTTCTTTTTAAAAGAAATAGAAAGCAATTGGTTCTTGGTGTTTTTATGAGTTTAGCCTTATGTATACTATTAGCAGTTGTTATTTATGAGGGTTTAAGTGAAATGCATTAATTTTTAATGAATTTTAAAGATTGTCTTCCACTGTTATTGTGAAAATCTAAAAAGTAAATCCCAGACGCTAACTCTTTAACATCAAAAGCGTATTGTTTCTGGATTTCTGATGCTTTTATTTGTTCTCTAGAGAGTTGTTTTATAAAACGACCTGATGCATCATATAATTCAATTAACAGATTATCATCATTTTTAAAAGCTATCGAAAATTTTAAATCAGCATTAACAGGATTTTTTAGTAACGTAACTTGTAAGGGTGATTTTTCTGTTTCTGAAATAGTGTTAGTGCCTAACGTTTGGTCTGAATACTTATATATAGTTTTTCCAGAAGCATAAGCTAGATTTGGAGATACAACAAAAATTCGATTAAGGTTAGAGCCAATGTTTAAATTAGTCCAGGTTACTCCGCCATCTGTAGTTTCGTGGAGTCCAGTTGTGTGTCCACCAATCCAACCATGAGTTTCGGATACAAAACCAACTGCTTGAAGATTTGTTTCAGGGCCATCTGTTGTAAACCAAGTGTTTCCGGCATCTGTGGATTTTATAAATTGACCTAACGTTTCTGCGGTAGATTCTACAGCTCCAAAAATAATATTAGGATTACTATCTAAAACCTGTATTTTCCAAACATAATCACCAACAATAGTAGAGTTGTATATTTCGGTCCAAGTCGTTCCTCCATCTTCTGTTTTTAATAAAGTACCACCATTACTACTTCTTCCTGCTGCGTAACCAAGGTTTTCTGTTACAAAGTAGATTTCTACCAAAGCCTCTGCATAAGCAGACATGTCAATATATTGCCAAGACAAACCGCTATCCGTAGATTTGATAATAAAAGCGGGATTAAAATAAGCGCCACAACCAAAAACGGTAGAAGGGCCAACGGTATTTAAGCCACAAAGAGCAACAGGGTTTGGTGCAATATTCGTCACAGTGGTCCAGGTTACTCCGCCATCGATAGTTTTGTAGAAAAGGCCATTTAAAGTACCTAAAAAACCAATGTTTAGATCTAGAAATTCAATATTCCTAAAATAGTGGTTACTGCCTAAGTCTGTTTGGTTTAATTGTTCCGACCAAGTAAGGCCGCCATCTGTTGTTTTATATACAGAGGCGTAATATCCATTAGCAGCCCAACCAGTATTGGCATCTAGAAAAAAGACATCGTCAAAACGTTGATTATTAATGTTGGGTTGTATATCTGCTAGGGTTTTCCAAGTAGATTGTGCACTTAGGTTAATACAAAACAAAGCAATACATAGGTGTAATATTTTCATTGGAAATGGTTTTACTTTCAAATTGTAAAGCTAAGATTCCTTTTTTTAATCGGAAAAGTAATTATATTTTGCAATTAAGTGTGATTTAGTTATAGTTTGTAAGCATTAATAGGTTTGGTGTTTTAATATTGAAACATAATAAGCATATTTGCTACATCAATTAGAATTAAAGAATTTAAATATATAAGATTATGTGTGGAATTGTATGTGCTTTTGACCTTAAACAGAAAACTGAAGATTTAAGACCTCTGGTTTTAGAAATGTCCAAAACTATCCGTCATCGTGGACCAGATTGGTCAGGTATTTATAGTGATGATAAAGCTATTTTAGCACACGAGCGTTTGGCTATTGTA is drawn from Psychroserpens sp. NJDZ02 and contains these coding sequences:
- a CDS encoding helicase HerA-like domain-containing protein, yielding MSRQDEFFKHITEGNTCKGDYITLGSAMLDGKTVKDAFVNVPLKTMNRHGLIAGATGTGKTKTLQVLAENLSDKGIPVLLMDIKGDLSGIAQPSPGHEKIDERHAKIGLPFEAKGFPVEILSLSEQDGVRLRATVSEFGPVLLSRILDLTDTQSGVVSVIFKYCDDNKLPLLDLKDFKKILQYCTNEGKEEFQDEYGRISSASTGAILRKVIEIEQQGGDLFFGEKSFEVEDLLRTTRDGRGYINIIRLTDIQDRPKLFSTFMLSLLAELYETLPEQGDSGKPELIMFIDEAHLIFNEASKALLNQIESIVKLIRSKGVGLYFVTQNPTDVPEGVLSQLGLKIQHALRAFTAKDRKAIKLTAQNYPDTAYYDTAEILTSLGTGEALVSALDEKGRPTPLASTMMRAPMSRMDVLNNTELQALLDDSKLVLKYNDTIDRESAYELLNKKIEKAEALQIEEDAKAEKEKAEKKTKTTTTRRQSTAQNPLIKVLTSATFIRSVFGILKRVLK
- a CDS encoding 7-carboxy-7-deazaguanine synthase QueE, with the protein product MKQEIQDLVNKGLMLPLMEEFYTIQGEGFHKGTAAYFIRIGGCDVGCHWCDVKESWNANLHPPTSTDVIVANAKKYSDTVVVTGGEPLTWDMTALTDKLKAEGCKIHIETSGAYQLTGQWDWICLSPKKMKLPTQGVYDKAHELKCIIYNKDDFKFAEEQAAKVNGDCILYLQPEWSKRDTMIPMIVDYVMANPKWKVSLQTHKYLNIP
- a CDS encoding YCF48-related protein, with translation MKILHLCIALFCINLSAQSTWKTLADIQPNINNQRFDDVFFLDANTGWAANGYYASVYKTTDGGLTWSEQLNQTDLGSNHYFRNIEFLDLNIGFLGTLNGLFYKTIDGGVTWTTVTNIAPNPVALCGLNTVGPSTVFGCGAYFNPAFIIKSTDSGLSWQYIDMSAYAEALVEIYFVTENLGYAAGRSSNGGTLLKTEDGGTTWTEIYNSTIVGDYVWKIQVLDSNPNIIFGAVESTAETLGQFIKSTDAGNTWFTTDGPETNLQAVGFVSETHGWIGGHTTGLHETTDGGVTWTNLNIGSNLNRIFVVSPNLAYASGKTIYKYSDQTLGTNTISETEKSPLQVTLLKNPVNADLKFSIAFKNDDNLLIELYDASGRFIKQLSREQIKASEIQKQYAFDVKELASGIYFLDFHNNSGRQSLKFIKN